From a single Chlamydiota bacterium genomic region:
- the rpmA gene encoding 50S ribosomal protein L27 — MAHKKGQGSTRNGRDSNPKYLGLKAAGGQFVKTGSILVRQRGTKWHPGKNVGRGKDDSLFALTNGIVTFVKKKKTFVSVLPS; from the coding sequence GTGGCGCATAAGAAAGGACAAGGTTCAACTAGAAATGGTCGCGATTCAAATCCAAAGTATCTTGGACTCAAGGCGGCGGGTGGGCAATTTGTTAAAACAGGCTCCATTTTAGTCCGTCAAAGAGGTACAAAATGGCATCCTGGAAAAAATGTAGGCCGCGGGAAAGATGATTCACTATTTGCCCTCACAAATGGCATTGTGACATTTGTAAAAAAGAAAAAGACCTTCGTCTCTGTTTTACCCTCTTAA